In Candidatus Binatia bacterium, one DNA window encodes the following:
- the rplB gene encoding 50S ribosomal protein L2 codes for MPVKKYRPTSPGRRFVTTPDFSDLTKVAPERSLVEVRKKHSGRNNNGHITVRHRGGGTRRLYRIIDFKRAKDGVPAKVATIEYDPNRSCRIALLSYRDGEKRYILAPLGLLVGELVESGPNADIKIGNALPIRNIPVGTVIHNIELRPGQGGKLVRSAGVAAQLMAKEDEYSQVRMPSGEVRKIHIECRATIGQLGNVEHENQVIGKAGRSRHLGKRPSVRGIAMNPVDHPHGGGEARSTSGRPPTTPWGVMTMGKKTRRNKRTTKMIVRRRGSK; via the coding sequence ATGCCAGTAAAGAAATACAGGCCGACTTCGCCTGGCCGGCGGTTCGTCACAACGCCCGACTTTTCGGATCTCACCAAGGTCGCCCCCGAGCGATCCCTGGTTGAGGTTCGCAAGAAGCACTCCGGCCGAAACAACAACGGCCACATCACCGTGCGCCACCGCGGTGGCGGGACGCGCCGGCTGTATCGGATCATCGACTTCAAGCGCGCCAAGGACGGAGTCCCGGCCAAGGTCGCGACGATCGAGTACGATCCGAATCGCTCGTGCCGCATCGCACTGCTGAGCTACCGCGACGGCGAGAAGCGCTATATCCTCGCGCCCCTCGGGTTGCTGGTCGGCGAGCTGGTCGAGTCGGGTCCCAACGCGGACATCAAGATCGGCAACGCGCTGCCGATAAGGAACATCCCGGTGGGCACGGTGATCCACAACATCGAGCTGCGGCCCGGGCAGGGCGGCAAGCTCGTGCGCTCCGCCGGCGTCGCGGCGCAGCTCATGGCCAAGGAAGACGAGTACTCGCAGGTACGCATGCCCTCGGGCGAGGTGCGCAAGATCCACATCGAGTGCCGGGCGACGATCGGCCAGCTCGGCAATGTCGAGCACGAGAATCAGGTCATCGGCAAGGCCGGCCGCTCGCGCCATCTCGGCAAGCGCCCGAGCGTGCGCGGCATCGCGATGAATCCGGTGGATCATCCGCACGGCGGCGGCGAGGCGCGCTCCACGTCGGGGCGGCCACCGACCACGCCGTGGGGCGTAATGACGATGGGCAAGAAAACGCGCCGCAACAAGCGCACCACCAAGATGATCGTTCGCCGCCGAGGTTCGAAGTAG
- the rpsS gene encoding 30S ribosomal protein S19, which produces MARSLKKGPFVADHLVAKIEKLNETRERRVIKTWSRASTVLPTMVGHTIGVHNGKTHIPVYITENMVGHKLGEFAPTRHFRGHGGEKATVKT; this is translated from the coding sequence ATGGCTCGTTCTCTGAAGAAAGGTCCGTTCGTCGCGGACCACCTCGTCGCGAAGATCGAAAAGCTTAACGAAACGCGCGAGCGCCGCGTGATCAAGACGTGGAGCCGCGCTTCGACGGTGCTTCCGACGATGGTCGGCCACACGATCGGTGTGCACAACGGCAAGACGCACATCCCGGTGTACATCACGGAAAACATGGTCGGGCACAAGCTCGGCGAGTTCGCTCCGACGCGGCATTTCCGCGGTCACGGCGGCGAGAAGGCGACGGTGAAGACGTGA
- the rplN gene encoding 50S ribosomal protein L14, which translates to MIQQETRLKVADNSGARELLVIHVTGGGRHVYAHVGDVVVGTVKSAIPGAAVKKGQVVKAVVVRTSAPIRRGDGSVVRCDDNACVIIKGEKDNLDPRGTRVFGPVMRELRERGFLKIASLAPEVL; encoded by the coding sequence ATGATCCAGCAAGAGACGCGGCTGAAGGTGGCCGATAACAGCGGCGCGCGCGAGCTGCTCGTCATTCATGTGACTGGCGGCGGGCGCCACGTGTACGCGCATGTCGGCGACGTGGTCGTCGGCACGGTGAAAAGCGCGATCCCCGGCGCGGCGGTCAAGAAGGGCCAGGTCGTGAAGGCCGTCGTCGTGCGGACGAGCGCGCCGATCCGCCGCGGCGACGGTTCGGTCGTGCGCTGCGACGACAACGCGTGCGTGATCATCAAGGGCGAGAAGGACAACCTCGATCCGCGCGGGACGCGTGTCTTCGGCCCGGTCATGCGCGAGCTGCGCGAGCGCGGATTCCTCAAGATCGCTTCGCTCGCTCCGGAGGTGCTGTGA
- the secY gene encoding preprotein translocase subunit SecY, with product MFDNLRAAVLVPEIRQRILFVFFAFAWFVFMIHVQLPNVNQEAWQRVLQSGAFYNLLGFLSGGALQKLSIIAMGITPYINASIIMQLMTVVLPQLEEMAKKGGEEGRKKISQYTRWLTIVLATIQATFMGISMERSGVFYDTSTWYLLYAIIAMVGGTLFLMWLGEQISDKGIGNGVSLIIFIGIVLRYPQYVSQTYASASQGAESLLNLVLYILIAIVIIVSIVFLYQGQRRVPVQQARRVVGRKMFAGRSTYIPLRLNNAGVISIIFAISILLLPQQALSWFGRGQAITGTGIWAAIQHGMQNFSAWLNVWFTPNGVLYNIVYFLLVVVFTFFYSSVVLNTRDVADNLKKTGAFVPGIRPGQPTVDYLNKILIRITTAAAIYLGLLAVLPGAVQRGLSVTTFYLGSTSLLIVVGVALDTITQIEARLAMRDYRGFIKR from the coding sequence ATGTTTGACAACCTGCGAGCCGCGGTGCTCGTCCCGGAAATCCGTCAGCGCATTCTGTTCGTGTTCTTCGCGTTCGCGTGGTTCGTGTTCATGATCCACGTGCAGCTTCCGAACGTGAACCAGGAGGCGTGGCAGCGCGTGCTGCAAAGCGGCGCGTTCTACAACCTGCTGGGCTTCCTGTCGGGCGGCGCACTACAGAAGCTGTCCATCATCGCGATGGGCATCACGCCGTACATCAACGCGTCGATCATCATGCAGCTGATGACGGTGGTCTTGCCGCAGCTCGAAGAGATGGCTAAGAAAGGCGGCGAGGAAGGGCGCAAGAAGATCAGCCAGTACACGCGCTGGCTGACGATCGTGTTGGCGACGATCCAGGCGACGTTCATGGGGATTTCGATGGAGCGCTCGGGCGTGTTCTACGATACGTCGACCTGGTATCTGCTCTACGCGATCATCGCGATGGTCGGCGGCACGCTCTTCTTGATGTGGCTCGGCGAGCAGATCAGCGACAAGGGGATCGGCAACGGCGTCTCGCTGATCATCTTCATCGGCATCGTGCTGCGCTACCCGCAGTACGTCTCCCAGACCTACGCCTCGGCCAGCCAGGGCGCGGAATCGCTGCTCAACCTAGTGCTGTACATCCTGATCGCAATCGTGATCATCGTCTCGATCGTGTTCCTCTACCAGGGCCAGCGCCGCGTCCCCGTGCAGCAGGCGCGCCGCGTCGTCGGCCGCAAGATGTTTGCCGGGCGCTCCACGTACATTCCGCTGCGCCTGAACAACGCGGGGGTGATCTCGATCATCTTCGCGATCTCGATCCTGCTCTTGCCCCAGCAGGCGCTCTCGTGGTTCGGCCGCGGCCAGGCGATTACCGGTACTGGAATCTGGGCGGCGATCCAGCACGGGATGCAGAATTTTTCCGCCTGGCTCAACGTCTGGTTCACTCCCAACGGCGTGCTCTACAACATCGTCTACTTCTTGCTGGTCGTAGTCTTCACGTTTTTCTACAGCTCCGTCGTGCTCAACACGCGCGACGTGGCCGATAACCTGAAGAAGACGGGAGCCTTCGTGCCCGGAATTCGCCCGGGACAGCCGACGGTCGACTACCTCAACAAGATCCTCATCCGCATCACCACCGCCGCCGCGATCTATCTCGGGTTGCTCGCCGTGCTGCCCGGAGCGGTCCAGCGCGGGCTGTCGGTCACGACCTTCTATCTCGGCTCGACTTCGCTGCTGATCGTCGTCGGCGTAGCACTGGACACGATCACGCAGATCGAGGCGCGACTCGCGATGCGCGACTACCGCGGCTTCATCAAACGGTAA
- the rpsH gene encoding 30S ribosomal protein S8, producing the protein MSVTDPIADMLTRIRNANTANHKTVDMPASRTKQAIAKILQDEGFIESFERLAEGPQGTIRIQLRYGPEKEKIITGLRRISRPGLRVYTGKTEIPRVLGGLGLVIMSTPQGIMSGKRAHKRGIGGEVLAYVW; encoded by the coding sequence ATGTCAGTAACCGATCCGATCGCCGATATGCTCACGCGCATTCGCAACGCGAACACCGCGAACCACAAGACGGTGGATATGCCGGCGTCGCGTACGAAACAGGCGATCGCGAAGATTCTCCAAGACGAGGGCTTCATCGAGAGCTTCGAGCGGCTCGCGGAGGGCCCGCAGGGGACGATCCGCATTCAGCTGCGTTACGGCCCCGAGAAGGAGAAGATCATCACGGGCCTGCGGCGCATCTCGCGCCCAGGACTCCGCGTCTACACGGGCAAGACCGAGATTCCTCGCGTGCTCGGCGGCCTCGGTTTGGTCATCATGTCGACGCCGCAGGGAATCATGTCGGGCAAGAGGGCGCACAAGCGCGGCATCGGAGGAGAGGTCCTTGCGTACGTTTGGTAA
- the rplW gene encoding 50S ribosomal protein L23, which translates to MDARDVIVAPRITEKAMADALAQQYTFVVHPRATKTQIRHAIEEIFKVNVLHVNTVNVRGKARNFARRGMRTTGKQSDYKKAIITIKAGQKIELGGVNYFEQ; encoded by the coding sequence ATGGACGCGCGTGACGTGATCGTAGCGCCGCGCATAACCGAAAAGGCGATGGCCGACGCCCTCGCCCAGCAGTACACGTTCGTGGTGCATCCCCGCGCGACCAAGACGCAGATCCGCCACGCGATCGAGGAGATCTTCAAAGTCAACGTACTGCACGTCAACACCGTGAACGTGCGCGGCAAGGCTCGCAACTTCGCGCGCCGTGGGATGCGCACGACCGGCAAGCAGAGCGACTACAAGAAGGCGATCATCACGATCAAGGCCGGGCAGAAGATCGAGCTCGGCGGAGTCAACTATTTTGAGCAGTAA
- the rplR gene encoding 50S ribosomal protein L18, which yields MDKAQARVARHARLRKKVAGTQERPRLCVRRSLHHIYALLVDDAKGHTLAVASTRDKSLAADLASRTNLVAAAAIGSAIAAKAKAAGISQVVFDRGGYKYHGRVRALADAAREAGLTF from the coding sequence GTGGATAAGGCGCAAGCGCGGGTCGCGCGTCACGCTCGGCTGCGCAAGAAAGTCGCCGGAACGCAGGAACGGCCGCGCCTCTGCGTGCGCCGGTCGCTGCACCACATCTACGCGTTGCTGGTGGACGATGCGAAGGGACACACGCTCGCGGTGGCGTCGACGCGCGACAAGTCGCTCGCGGCCGATCTGGCGTCGCGCACGAACCTCGTCGCAGCTGCGGCCATCGGCTCGGCAATCGCTGCGAAGGCCAAGGCGGCGGGCATCTCGCAAGTCGTGTTCGATCGCGGCGGCTATAAGTATCACGGCCGCGTGCGTGCCCTCGCGGACGCCGCGCGCGAAGCGGGGTTGACGTTCTGA
- the rplF gene encoding 50S ribosomal protein L6, whose translation MSRIGKLPVTVPSGVDVKVESGEVLVKGPKGELRQRILTDVVEVRLDDGKVIVDRKGDAKQHRSAHGLTRTLIANMVEGVSKGFRKSLEISGVGYRVAKSGERLNLSLGFSHPVAFTAPKGVALTVEGQTKIHVEGIDKQAVGQVAAEIRRLRKPEPYKGKGIRYEGERIRKKLGKAGKAAKK comes from the coding sequence GTGTCGCGCATAGGCAAGCTGCCGGTGACGGTGCCGTCGGGCGTCGACGTTAAGGTCGAGTCCGGCGAAGTGCTCGTCAAGGGGCCGAAGGGAGAGCTGCGCCAGCGTATCCTCACGGATGTGGTCGAGGTGCGCCTGGACGATGGCAAGGTGATCGTCGATCGCAAGGGCGACGCGAAGCAGCATCGCAGCGCGCACGGCCTCACGCGAACGCTGATCGCGAACATGGTCGAAGGCGTAAGCAAGGGGTTTCGCAAGAGCCTGGAGATCAGCGGCGTCGGCTATCGCGTCGCGAAGTCGGGTGAGCGGCTCAACTTGAGTCTGGGTTTCTCGCATCCCGTGGCGTTTACGGCGCCCAAGGGCGTAGCGCTCACCGTCGAGGGCCAGACCAAGATCCACGTCGAGGGGATCGACAAACAGGCCGTGGGCCAGGTGGCCGCGGAGATTCGGCGGCTGCGCAAACCGGAGCCGTACAAAGGCAAGGGCATACGATATGAGGGCGAGCGCATTCGCAAGAAGCTCGGCAAGGCCGGAAAGGCGGCCAAGAAGTAG
- the map gene encoding type I methionyl aminopeptidase: MITLKSSREIELMRRSGKITSTVLTALMKAVRPGISTSELDGMAEEQIRRAGGEPTFKGYNGFPASICASVNDEVVHGIPGSRVLREGDLLSIDIGTTLEGYVSDSAVTVAVGTISPQAQRLLDVTQECLTIGIAQMECGKRLGDIGAAIQAHAESHGYGVVRELVGHGVGRSMHEEPQVPNYGEYGTGMELRAGLVLAIEPMITQGGPRIRILNDGWTVVTADGKLAAHFEHTIAVTKDGPKILTLRDYAERPEIERYRPARAAIA, encoded by the coding sequence ATGATCACGCTGAAATCCTCGCGCGAGATCGAGCTGATGCGGCGCAGCGGGAAGATCACCTCGACCGTGCTGACCGCGCTGATGAAGGCGGTGCGTCCCGGCATCTCGACCAGCGAGCTGGACGGCATGGCCGAGGAGCAAATTCGCCGGGCGGGCGGCGAGCCGACCTTCAAGGGCTATAACGGCTTTCCGGCGTCGATCTGTGCATCGGTCAACGACGAGGTCGTGCACGGAATTCCGGGGTCGCGCGTCTTGCGAGAGGGCGACTTGCTGTCGATCGACATCGGGACTACGCTCGAGGGCTACGTAAGCGACAGCGCCGTCACCGTCGCGGTGGGCACGATCTCCCCGCAGGCGCAGCGCCTCCTCGACGTCACCCAGGAATGCCTGACCATCGGCATCGCGCAGATGGAGTGCGGCAAACGGCTCGGCGACATCGGCGCCGCCATCCAGGCCCACGCCGAGAGCCACGGCTATGGCGTGGTGCGCGAGCTGGTCGGCCACGGCGTGGGCCGCTCGATGCACGAGGAGCCGCAGGTGCCCAACTACGGCGAGTACGGCACGGGGATGGAGCTCCGCGCGGGTTTGGTGCTGGCCATCGAGCCGATGATCACGCAGGGGGGCCCGCGGATTCGCATCCTCAACGACGGCTGGACAGTCGTGACGGCAGATGGTAAACTCGCAGCGCATTTCGAGCACACGATCGCGGTGACCAAGGACGGGCCCAAGATCCTTACCCTGCGCGACTATGCGGAACGCCCGGAGATCGAACGCTACCGTCCCGCGCGGGCGGCGATTGCCTAA
- the rpsQ gene encoding 30S ribosomal protein S17, whose protein sequence is MVQPSPEPVLSEVEGSARGTRRVKQGRVASNKMDKTIVVVSETRVPHAAYGKIVRKSARFKAHDERNEANVGDLVRIVECRPLSRDKRWRLVEIVERAR, encoded by the coding sequence ATGGTGCAGCCTAGTCCTGAGCCTGTCCTGAGCGAAGTCGAAGGGTCAGCCCGCGGCACGCGGCGCGTGAAGCAGGGCCGCGTCGCCTCGAACAAGATGGACAAGACGATCGTGGTCGTGTCCGAGACGCGCGTGCCGCACGCTGCTTATGGCAAGATAGTGCGCAAGTCGGCGCGCTTCAAGGCGCACGACGAGCGCAACGAGGCCAACGTGGGAGACCTGGTGCGCATCGTGGAGTGCCGTCCGCTCTCGCGTGACAAGCGCTGGCGCCTAGTCGAGATCGTGGAACGGGCTCGATGA
- the rplX gene encoding 50S ribosomal protein L24: MIIKGDTVMIRRGKERGKRGTVKATHPAAGTATVEGVNVVKRHAKQGAKSGNMGGAVQTGGIIEKEAPLPISALQYVCEKCKLPTRLRHGRTADGAVHRICARCGEPARDSAKGA; encoded by the coding sequence ATGATTATCAAGGGTGACACGGTGATGATCCGCCGCGGCAAGGAACGCGGCAAGCGCGGGACGGTCAAGGCGACTCACCCGGCGGCGGGCACCGCGACGGTCGAGGGCGTGAACGTCGTGAAGCGGCACGCCAAGCAGGGCGCCAAGTCGGGCAACATGGGCGGCGCCGTGCAGACCGGCGGCATCATCGAGAAAGAGGCCCCGTTGCCGATCTCTGCGCTGCAATACGTCTGCGAGAAGTGCAAGCTGCCGACGCGGCTGCGCCACGGGCGCACGGCCGACGGCGCCGTGCACCGGATCTGCGCGCGCTGCGGCGAGCCCGCGCGCGACTCGGCGAAGGGAGCATAA
- a CDS encoding type Z 30S ribosomal protein S14 → MAKTSLIIKSRRAPKFPVRRHNRCRVCGRPRGYLRKFAMCRICFRENAHAGVVPGVTKASW, encoded by the coding sequence ATGGCAAAGACGAGTTTGATCATCAAGTCGCGTCGCGCGCCGAAGTTCCCAGTGCGGCGCCACAACCGGTGCAGGGTCTGCGGGCGTCCGCGCGGCTATCTGCGAAAGTTTGCGATGTGCCGCATCTGCTTTCGCGAGAACGCGCATGCCGGCGTCGTGCCGGGCGTAACGAAGGCGTCGTGGTGA
- the rpsE gene encoding 30S ribosomal protein S5: MQYRGRERDSSGLEETVVRVNRVAKVVKGGKRFSFSALVVVGDRKGKVGFAIGKAGEVPEAIRKAVEQARKSLVTVAMVEKTIPHEVRHEVGAATVLLKPAAPGTGVIAGGSMRAVLELAGIHDILTKCLGTTNPINVVMATVSALRSLRTAEQVAAMRGKTVKELYTATGETA, translated from the coding sequence ATGCAGTACCGTGGCCGTGAACGCGATTCGAGCGGATTGGAAGAGACCGTGGTGCGCGTCAATCGCGTCGCCAAGGTCGTCAAGGGCGGCAAGCGCTTCAGCTTCAGCGCGCTCGTGGTCGTCGGCGACCGCAAGGGCAAGGTCGGCTTTGCGATCGGCAAGGCCGGCGAGGTGCCCGAGGCGATTCGCAAGGCCGTCGAGCAGGCTCGCAAGAGTCTGGTTACCGTCGCGATGGTCGAAAAGACGATTCCGCACGAGGTGCGTCACGAGGTCGGCGCCGCGACCGTGTTGCTCAAGCCCGCGGCTCCCGGCACCGGTGTGATCGCCGGCGGATCGATGCGCGCAGTGCTCGAGCTGGCCGGCATCCACGACATCCTCACGAAGTGCCTCGGAACGACCAATCCGATTAACGTCGTGATGGCGACGGTTTCGGCGCTGCGGTCGCTGCGCACGGCAGAACAGGTGGCGGCGATGCGAGGCAAAACGGTTAAGGAACTTTACACTGCTACGGGTGAGACGGCATAG
- a CDS encoding adenylate kinase produces MRLVFLGPPGAGKGTQARLLEQRFGLRQISTGDILRANLARNTKLGKQAEGYMRRGELVPDDLVIHMIESELEHTGSGFVMDGFPRTVAQAEALDAMLVRRRQPLNAAVLFSGDRAALIQRLASRWTNPRNGRTYNAITKPPKVAGIDDEDGGELIQREDDRADTVAKRLEVYDAQTRPLAEYYRKNGKLLEVDALASVDAVADRIAGAIGAEHAGA; encoded by the coding sequence ATGCGGTTGGTCTTCCTCGGACCGCCCGGCGCCGGAAAAGGGACCCAGGCGCGCCTGCTCGAGCAACGCTTCGGACTGCGCCAGATCTCCACAGGCGACATCCTGCGCGCGAATCTTGCGCGTAATACGAAGCTCGGGAAGCAGGCCGAGGGCTACATGCGGCGCGGCGAACTCGTTCCCGACGATCTCGTGATCCACATGATCGAGAGTGAGCTCGAGCACACCGGAAGCGGCTTCGTGATGGACGGCTTTCCGCGCACCGTCGCGCAGGCGGAGGCGCTCGACGCGATGCTCGTACGGCGGCGTCAGCCGCTCAACGCTGCCGTGCTCTTCTCGGGAGACCGCGCCGCTCTTATCCAGCGGCTGGCTTCGCGCTGGACGAACCCGCGCAACGGGCGCACGTATAACGCGATCACCAAGCCGCCCAAGGTCGCCGGCATCGACGACGAGGACGGCGGCGAGCTGATTCAGCGCGAAGACGATCGCGCCGACACGGTCGCGAAGCGGCTCGAGGTGTACGACGCTCAGACGCGGCCGCTCGCCGAGTACTACCGCAAGAACGGCAAGCTGCTGGAGGTCGACGCGCTCGCGAGCGTGGACGCCGTGGCCGACCGGATCGCCGGCGCGATCGGCGCCGAGCACGCGGGCGCTTAG
- the rpmC gene encoding 50S ribosomal protein L29: MKHKELDGLRDLTVKELQQKARDAKAELFNLRFALRTGHLTDFSKIRAMRRSYAQIQTVISEKRLAEGEHGAA; encoded by the coding sequence GTGAAACACAAGGAGCTCGACGGGCTGCGCGACCTCACCGTGAAGGAGCTGCAGCAGAAGGCGCGCGATGCGAAGGCTGAGCTCTTCAACCTCCGCTTCGCGCTGCGTACCGGACATCTGACCGACTTTAGCAAGATTCGGGCGATGCGCCGTTCCTACGCGCAAATTCAGACGGTCATTTCCGAGAAGCGTCTCGCCGAGGGTGAGCATGGTGCAGCCTAG
- the rplV gene encoding 50S ribosomal protein L22, with product MTAGSQQAVAHLRFVRTAPRKLRRVADAIRGKSVREALVLLKFAQVYAAEPIEKLVRSAVANAGNNHDMNADDLYISRITVDGGPGGRFTKRLDPRAQGRAAFKRKRLSHVTVIVSENPPVKRRRKAGASVQAIDKVRRGTAAAAATSAKPARKKQSGRKRATKEAKEA from the coding sequence GTGACTGCGGGCAGTCAACAGGCGGTCGCGCACCTGCGCTTCGTTCGTACCGCGCCGCGCAAGCTGCGGCGCGTCGCCGACGCCATTCGCGGCAAGAGCGTCCGCGAGGCGCTGGTGCTGCTGAAGTTTGCACAGGTCTATGCCGCGGAGCCGATCGAGAAGCTCGTTCGCAGCGCGGTCGCCAACGCCGGCAACAACCACGACATGAACGCCGACGATTTATATATCTCGCGCATCACCGTCGACGGCGGCCCGGGCGGCCGTTTTACGAAGCGGCTGGATCCGCGAGCGCAAGGCCGTGCCGCATTCAAGCGCAAGCGGCTCTCGCACGTCACGGTGATCGTCAGCGAGAACCCGCCCGTCAAGCGACGCAGGAAGGCCGGCGCGTCCGTGCAGGCGATCGACAAAGTTCGCCGCGGGACGGCTGCGGCGGCAGCGACGTCGGCCAAACCGGCGCGCAAGAAGCAATCCGGGCGCAAGCGCGCGACCAAGGAAGCTAAGGAAGCGTAA
- the rplE gene encoding 50S ribosomal protein L5, producing MERLRETYEKQIRPRLQERFGYKNVNQIPRLEKVVVNMSVGEAIVNPKALDAAVSELAAITGQRPIVTKAKKSIAAFKLRAGMNIGAKVTLRGDRMYVFVDKLFNVVLPRIRDFRGLPAKSFDGRGNYNLGLREQLVFPEINYDKVDKTRGMDVTIVTSAKTDEEASEFLTAMGLPLQKPAPSTAGKQR from the coding sequence TTGGAACGGCTCAGAGAGACGTACGAGAAGCAGATCCGCCCGCGGCTGCAGGAGCGCTTCGGCTACAAGAACGTTAACCAGATTCCGAGGCTCGAGAAGGTCGTGGTGAATATGAGCGTCGGCGAGGCGATCGTCAATCCGAAGGCCCTTGACGCGGCGGTCAGCGAGCTCGCGGCTATCACGGGCCAGCGTCCGATCGTCACGAAGGCGAAGAAGTCCATCGCGGCGTTTAAGCTGCGCGCGGGCATGAACATCGGCGCCAAGGTGACGCTGCGCGGCGACCGCATGTACGTGTTCGTCGACAAGCTGTTCAATGTCGTGCTGCCGCGTATCCGCGACTTCCGCGGCCTGCCCGCGAAGTCGTTCGACGGGCGGGGCAACTACAATTTGGGTCTGCGGGAACAGCTCGTGTTTCCGGAGATCAACTACGACAAGGTCGACAAGACTCGCGGCATGGACGTCACGATCGTGACGAGCGCCAAGACCGACGAGGAGGCCTCCGAATTCTTGACGGCGATGGGCCTGCCGCTGCAGAAGCCAGCGCCCTCGACCGCAGGGAAGCAGAGATAG
- the rplO gene encoding 50S ribosomal protein L15 — MAEKQLLKLGDLKPAPGSRPKRQRIGRGHGSGMVKTGGEGGKGQTVRSGGGKGPAFEGGQTAWSRRLPHGRGYSQKARDTGHFGTRFAVVNLRQLAHWDPAVEITPESLRDYGLVKAILDGVKILGAESDAALPAGLRLRDVFFSKKAREALSAAGAQLEDLASN, encoded by the coding sequence ATGGCAGAGAAGCAGCTCCTCAAACTCGGTGACCTCAAACCCGCACCCGGAAGCCGGCCCAAGCGGCAGCGCATCGGCCGCGGCCACGGATCGGGCATGGTGAAGACCGGCGGCGAGGGCGGGAAGGGCCAAACCGTGCGCTCCGGCGGCGGCAAGGGACCCGCGTTCGAAGGCGGTCAAACCGCCTGGTCGCGGCGGCTTCCGCACGGGCGCGGCTACTCGCAGAAGGCCCGCGACACCGGACACTTCGGCACGCGGTTCGCCGTCGTGAACCTGCGTCAGCTCGCGCACTGGGATCCGGCCGTCGAGATCACGCCCGAGTCGCTCCGCGACTACGGGCTCGTGAAGGCGATCCTCGACGGCGTCAAAATTCTCGGCGCCGAGTCCGACGCCGCGCTCCCCGCGGGCCTGCGCCTGCGCGACGTGTTCTTCTCGAAGAAAGCCCGCGAAGCACTCTCGGCCGCCGGCGCCCAGCTCGAAGACCTGGCATCAAACTAA
- the rplP gene encoding 50S ribosomal protein L16 has product MLTPKRVKWRKTQRGRMSGAATRGNSLSFGDYGLQAMEPCWMTNRQIEAARIAMTRHIKRGGKVWIKVFPDKPVTKKPAEVRMGSGKGNPELWVAVVRPGRVLFELSGVAPTTAREALQRAASKLPISTKIISREEAA; this is encoded by the coding sequence ATGCTGACTCCCAAGCGCGTCAAATGGCGCAAGACGCAGCGCGGCCGCATGTCGGGGGCCGCAACGCGCGGTAACTCGTTGAGCTTCGGCGACTACGGCCTGCAGGCGATGGAGCCGTGCTGGATGACCAATCGCCAGATCGAGGCAGCTCGCATCGCGATGACCCGTCACATCAAACGCGGCGGCAAGGTCTGGATCAAGGTGTTCCCCGACAAACCGGTGACGAAGAAGCCGGCCGAAGTGCGCATGGGGTCGGGCAAAGGCAATCCCGAGCTCTGGGTCGCCGTCGTCCGCCCGGGCCGCGTGCTCTTCGAGCTGTCCGGCGTGGCGCCGACCACTGCGCGCGAAGCGCTGCAGCGTGCCGCCTCTAAACTGCCGATCAGCACGAAGATCATCTCTCGCGAGGAGGCAGCGTGA